In a single window of the Populus alba chromosome 16, ASM523922v2, whole genome shotgun sequence genome:
- the LOC118037582 gene encoding sulfoquinovosyl transferase SQD2 isoform X3, with the protein MRRILLSLIMRPFRGQDVLLFLLSPLHLRMCQGIKTGSRISSNIYAKWGMSFPFPWYQKVPLSLALSPRIISEVARFKPDIIHASSPGIMVFGALAIAKLLSVPIVMSYHTHVPVYIPRYTFSWLVKPMWMIIKFLHRAADLTLVPSAAIGRDLEAARVTAANKIRVWNKGVDSESFHPHFRSHEMRMRLSNGEPEKPLIVHVGRLGVEKSLDFLKRVMDRLPGARIAIIGDGPYREELEKMFTGMPAVFTGMLGGEELSQAYASGDVFVMPSESETLGLVVLEAMSSGIPVVGARAGGIPDIIPPELDGKTGFLFNPGDLDDCLSKLKPLLENQELRETIGKAARQDMEKYDWKAATKKIRNEQYSAAIWFWRENTAQLCRPIQWLVKRLFPIPEV; encoded by the exons ATGAGGAGAATCCTCCTTTCCTTGATTATGAGACCATTTCGAGGCCAAGACGTATTGCTCTTTTTATTGAGCCCTCTCCATTTGC GTATGTGTCAGGGTATAAAAACCGGTTCCAgaatttcatcaaatatttaCGCGAAATGGGGGATGAG CTTCCCCTTCCCCTGGTATCAGAAGGTGCCCCTTTCTCTAGCACTTAGTCCAAGAATAATTTCAGAGGTTGCACGGTTTAAGCCTGACATAATACATGCATCGTCACCTGGGATAATG GTTTTTGGTGCCCTTGCCATTGCAAAACTGTTGAGTGTCCCCATCGTGATGTCCTATCACACTCATGTCCCGGT ATACATCCCAAGGTACACTTTTAGCTGGCTGGTGAAACCCATGTGGATGATCATAA AATTTCTTCACAGAGCAGCCGATCTCACACTAGTGCCATCAGCTGCTATTGGGAGGGATCTTGAAGCAGCTAGGGTGACAGCAG CTAACAAGATCCGTGTTTGGAATAAGGGTGTTGATTCTGAGAGCTTCCACCCCCATTTCCGCTCTCATGAAATGCGTATGAGATTAAG CAATGGTGAACCTGAAAAACCATTGATAGTCCATGTTGGACGACTTGGAGTCGAGAAGAGTTTGGATTTTCTCAAAAG GGTTATGGATAGGCTTCCAGGAGCAAGAATTGCCATTATTGGAGATGGGCCATATAG GGAGGAGTTGGAAAAGATGTTTACCGGCATGCCTGCTGTATTTACTGGGATGTTGGGAGGAGAAGAGCTCTCTCAGGCATACGCTAGTGGGGATGTTTTCGTTATGCCTTCAGAATCCGAGACACTTGGTCTCGTTGTTTTGGAGGCCATGTCTTCAGGAATTCCTGTAGTGGGAGCTCGTGCTGGGGGAATCCCAGATATAATTCCTCCAGAACTGGATGGCAAAACTGGGTTTCTCTTTAATCCAGGAGATCTTGATGACTGCTTGAGCAAGTTAAAGCCTTTGCTGGAAAACCAAGAACTAAGAGAAACCATTGGTAAGGCAGCACGTCAAGATATGGAGAAGTATGATTGGAAGGCAGCGACCAAGAAAATACGCAATGAACAATACAGTGCAGCCATTTGGTTCTGGCGCGAGAATACAGCACAGCTATGTAGACCAATTCAGTGGCTAGTAAAACGTCTTTTTCCAATCCCAGAAGTTTAA
- the LOC118037582 gene encoding sulfoquinovosyl transferase SQD2 isoform X1, whose protein sequence is MTRGEVGEDEENPPFLDYETISRPRRIALFIEPSPFAYVSGYKNRFQNFIKYLREMGDEVMVVTTHEGVPQEFYGAKLIGSQSFPFPWYQKVPLSLALSPRIISEVARFKPDIIHASSPGIMVFGALAIAKLLSVPIVMSYHTHVPVYIPRYTFSWLVKPMWMIIKFLHRAADLTLVPSAAIGRDLEAARVTAANKIRVWNKGVDSESFHPHFRSHEMRMRLSNGEPEKPLIVHVGRLGVEKSLDFLKRVMDRLPGARIAIIGDGPYREELEKMFTGMPAVFTGMLGGEELSQAYASGDVFVMPSESETLGLVVLEAMSSGIPVVGARAGGIPDIIPPELDGKTGFLFNPGDLDDCLSKLKPLLENQELRETIGKAARQDMEKYDWKAATKKIRNEQYSAAIWFWRENTAQLCRPIQWLVKRLFPIPEV, encoded by the exons ATGACTCGCGGTGAGGTTGGAGAAGATGAGGAGAATCCTCCTTTCCTTGATTATGAGACCATTTCGAGGCCAAGACGTATTGCTCTTTTTATTGAGCCCTCTCCATTTGC GTATGTGTCAGGGTATAAAAACCGGTTCCAgaatttcatcaaatatttaCGCGAAATGGGGGATGAG GTGATGGTTGTGACAACACATGAAGGAGTGCCCCAGGAATTTTATGGAGCCAAACTGATTGGATCACAGAG CTTCCCCTTCCCCTGGTATCAGAAGGTGCCCCTTTCTCTAGCACTTAGTCCAAGAATAATTTCAGAGGTTGCACGGTTTAAGCCTGACATAATACATGCATCGTCACCTGGGATAATG GTTTTTGGTGCCCTTGCCATTGCAAAACTGTTGAGTGTCCCCATCGTGATGTCCTATCACACTCATGTCCCGGT ATACATCCCAAGGTACACTTTTAGCTGGCTGGTGAAACCCATGTGGATGATCATAA AATTTCTTCACAGAGCAGCCGATCTCACACTAGTGCCATCAGCTGCTATTGGGAGGGATCTTGAAGCAGCTAGGGTGACAGCAG CTAACAAGATCCGTGTTTGGAATAAGGGTGTTGATTCTGAGAGCTTCCACCCCCATTTCCGCTCTCATGAAATGCGTATGAGATTAAG CAATGGTGAACCTGAAAAACCATTGATAGTCCATGTTGGACGACTTGGAGTCGAGAAGAGTTTGGATTTTCTCAAAAG GGTTATGGATAGGCTTCCAGGAGCAAGAATTGCCATTATTGGAGATGGGCCATATAG GGAGGAGTTGGAAAAGATGTTTACCGGCATGCCTGCTGTATTTACTGGGATGTTGGGAGGAGAAGAGCTCTCTCAGGCATACGCTAGTGGGGATGTTTTCGTTATGCCTTCAGAATCCGAGACACTTGGTCTCGTTGTTTTGGAGGCCATGTCTTCAGGAATTCCTGTAGTGGGAGCTCGTGCTGGGGGAATCCCAGATATAATTCCTCCAGAACTGGATGGCAAAACTGGGTTTCTCTTTAATCCAGGAGATCTTGATGACTGCTTGAGCAAGTTAAAGCCTTTGCTGGAAAACCAAGAACTAAGAGAAACCATTGGTAAGGCAGCACGTCAAGATATGGAGAAGTATGATTGGAAGGCAGCGACCAAGAAAATACGCAATGAACAATACAGTGCAGCCATTTGGTTCTGGCGCGAGAATACAGCACAGCTATGTAGACCAATTCAGTGGCTAGTAAAACGTCTTTTTCCAATCCCAGAAGTTTAA
- the LOC118037582 gene encoding sulfoquinovosyl transferase SQD2 isoform X2 — MRRILLSLIMRPFRGQDVLLFLLSPLHLRMCQGIKTGSRISSNIYAKWGMSNVQVMVVTTHEGVPQEFYGAKLIGSQSFPFPWYQKVPLSLALSPRIISEVARFKPDIIHASSPGIMVFGALAIAKLLSVPIVMSYHTHVPVYIPRYTFSWLVKPMWMIIKFLHRAADLTLVPSAAIGRDLEAARVTAANKIRVWNKGVDSESFHPHFRSHEMRMRLSNGEPEKPLIVHVGRLGVEKSLDFLKRVMDRLPGARIAIIGDGPYREELEKMFTGMPAVFTGMLGGEELSQAYASGDVFVMPSESETLGLVVLEAMSSGIPVVGARAGGIPDIIPPELDGKTGFLFNPGDLDDCLSKLKPLLENQELRETIGKAARQDMEKYDWKAATKKIRNEQYSAAIWFWRENTAQLCRPIQWLVKRLFPIPEV; from the exons ATGAGGAGAATCCTCCTTTCCTTGATTATGAGACCATTTCGAGGCCAAGACGTATTGCTCTTTTTATTGAGCCCTCTCCATTTGC GTATGTGTCAGGGTATAAAAACCGGTTCCAgaatttcatcaaatatttaCGCGAAATGGGGGATGAG TAATGTGCAGGTGATGGTTGTGACAACACATGAAGGAGTGCCCCAGGAATTTTATGGAGCCAAACTGATTGGATCACAGAG CTTCCCCTTCCCCTGGTATCAGAAGGTGCCCCTTTCTCTAGCACTTAGTCCAAGAATAATTTCAGAGGTTGCACGGTTTAAGCCTGACATAATACATGCATCGTCACCTGGGATAATG GTTTTTGGTGCCCTTGCCATTGCAAAACTGTTGAGTGTCCCCATCGTGATGTCCTATCACACTCATGTCCCGGT ATACATCCCAAGGTACACTTTTAGCTGGCTGGTGAAACCCATGTGGATGATCATAA AATTTCTTCACAGAGCAGCCGATCTCACACTAGTGCCATCAGCTGCTATTGGGAGGGATCTTGAAGCAGCTAGGGTGACAGCAG CTAACAAGATCCGTGTTTGGAATAAGGGTGTTGATTCTGAGAGCTTCCACCCCCATTTCCGCTCTCATGAAATGCGTATGAGATTAAG CAATGGTGAACCTGAAAAACCATTGATAGTCCATGTTGGACGACTTGGAGTCGAGAAGAGTTTGGATTTTCTCAAAAG GGTTATGGATAGGCTTCCAGGAGCAAGAATTGCCATTATTGGAGATGGGCCATATAG GGAGGAGTTGGAAAAGATGTTTACCGGCATGCCTGCTGTATTTACTGGGATGTTGGGAGGAGAAGAGCTCTCTCAGGCATACGCTAGTGGGGATGTTTTCGTTATGCCTTCAGAATCCGAGACACTTGGTCTCGTTGTTTTGGAGGCCATGTCTTCAGGAATTCCTGTAGTGGGAGCTCGTGCTGGGGGAATCCCAGATATAATTCCTCCAGAACTGGATGGCAAAACTGGGTTTCTCTTTAATCCAGGAGATCTTGATGACTGCTTGAGCAAGTTAAAGCCTTTGCTGGAAAACCAAGAACTAAGAGAAACCATTGGTAAGGCAGCACGTCAAGATATGGAGAAGTATGATTGGAAGGCAGCGACCAAGAAAATACGCAATGAACAATACAGTGCAGCCATTTGGTTCTGGCGCGAGAATACAGCACAGCTATGTAGACCAATTCAGTGGCTAGTAAAACGTCTTTTTCCAATCCCAGAAGTTTAA
- the LOC118037582 gene encoding sulfoquinovosyl transferase SQD2 isoform X4, with protein MGDEVMVVTTHEGVPQEFYGAKLIGSQSFPFPWYQKVPLSLALSPRIISEVARFKPDIIHASSPGIMVFGALAIAKLLSVPIVMSYHTHVPVYIPRYTFSWLVKPMWMIIKFLHRAADLTLVPSAAIGRDLEAARVTAANKIRVWNKGVDSESFHPHFRSHEMRMRLSNGEPEKPLIVHVGRLGVEKSLDFLKRVMDRLPGARIAIIGDGPYREELEKMFTGMPAVFTGMLGGEELSQAYASGDVFVMPSESETLGLVVLEAMSSGIPVVGARAGGIPDIIPPELDGKTGFLFNPGDLDDCLSKLKPLLENQELRETIGKAARQDMEKYDWKAATKKIRNEQYSAAIWFWRENTAQLCRPIQWLVKRLFPIPEV; from the exons ATGGGGGATGAG GTGATGGTTGTGACAACACATGAAGGAGTGCCCCAGGAATTTTATGGAGCCAAACTGATTGGATCACAGAG CTTCCCCTTCCCCTGGTATCAGAAGGTGCCCCTTTCTCTAGCACTTAGTCCAAGAATAATTTCAGAGGTTGCACGGTTTAAGCCTGACATAATACATGCATCGTCACCTGGGATAATG GTTTTTGGTGCCCTTGCCATTGCAAAACTGTTGAGTGTCCCCATCGTGATGTCCTATCACACTCATGTCCCGGT ATACATCCCAAGGTACACTTTTAGCTGGCTGGTGAAACCCATGTGGATGATCATAA AATTTCTTCACAGAGCAGCCGATCTCACACTAGTGCCATCAGCTGCTATTGGGAGGGATCTTGAAGCAGCTAGGGTGACAGCAG CTAACAAGATCCGTGTTTGGAATAAGGGTGTTGATTCTGAGAGCTTCCACCCCCATTTCCGCTCTCATGAAATGCGTATGAGATTAAG CAATGGTGAACCTGAAAAACCATTGATAGTCCATGTTGGACGACTTGGAGTCGAGAAGAGTTTGGATTTTCTCAAAAG GGTTATGGATAGGCTTCCAGGAGCAAGAATTGCCATTATTGGAGATGGGCCATATAG GGAGGAGTTGGAAAAGATGTTTACCGGCATGCCTGCTGTATTTACTGGGATGTTGGGAGGAGAAGAGCTCTCTCAGGCATACGCTAGTGGGGATGTTTTCGTTATGCCTTCAGAATCCGAGACACTTGGTCTCGTTGTTTTGGAGGCCATGTCTTCAGGAATTCCTGTAGTGGGAGCTCGTGCTGGGGGAATCCCAGATATAATTCCTCCAGAACTGGATGGCAAAACTGGGTTTCTCTTTAATCCAGGAGATCTTGATGACTGCTTGAGCAAGTTAAAGCCTTTGCTGGAAAACCAAGAACTAAGAGAAACCATTGGTAAGGCAGCACGTCAAGATATGGAGAAGTATGATTGGAAGGCAGCGACCAAGAAAATACGCAATGAACAATACAGTGCAGCCATTTGGTTCTGGCGCGAGAATACAGCACAGCTATGTAGACCAATTCAGTGGCTAGTAAAACGTCTTTTTCCAATCCCAGAAGTTTAA
- the LOC118037488 gene encoding uncharacterized protein, whose protein sequence is MSRRASKRLSFSPDVNDKPTIFLKHGGGTRVGGNRKKIAGIFSFRLPRTSKFSPARLLRRLGAKVARVLRFVSMGRKSSRKVTSSSLPRSRSLAEAVDSQRAEAIEDCIEFLNSSSSLQRSNSVSSNSY, encoded by the coding sequence ATGTCCCGCAGAGCAAGCAAGCGATTAAGTTTCAGTCCTGATGTAAATGATAAGCCAACAATCTTTCTTAAACATGGAGGTGGAACAAGGGTAGGTGGAAACAGGAAGAAGATCGCTGGAATTTTCTCTTTTAGGCTTCCTAGAACCTCAAAATTTTCACCAGCAAGACTACTAAGGCGCCTCGGAGCTAAGGTAGCAAGAGTTCTACGTTTTGTGTCCATGGGAAGGAAGTCTTCACGTAAGGTTACTTCATCAAGTTTGCCAAGATCAAGATCACTTGCTGAGGCCGTAGACTCCCAACGAGCTGAAGCTATTGAAGATTGCATTGAGTTCCTAAATTCTTCGTCCTCTTTGCAGAGGTCAAACTCagtttcttcaaattcttaCTAG